AATCATAACAAAATTGGTAGGCTTTAATGTATTAAGCAAGCTTACAGGTAAACCTGGATAGTATCCCTCTTTGGTGCTTATGAACAGATGCGTATCTATCATCACAACTTTATCGGTCATGTCTGCTATCCTATGTGCTGCAATGTCCTGAAGCTTCCTCTGCTCCTCCACCGGCATCTTCCTTAATTCATCCCTATGTTTTATACCTCGCTTCTGTGCCTCTTCAAACATCACCGTACCAAACACAACAACCTTTGCAGTAATGTCTCTTTTATTGAGCATCTCCGCTGCTTTGTTTATAACTGTAGTTTTTCCCACACCGGGGATGCCTACCACAATGGCTCTCTTACTTCCGTCCAAGCAGGGCACCCAGCTTAGGCATGAAGGTCTCTACCTGCTCTCTTACTAGCAAGTTGTAATAGTTTATCATGATATCTACCATCAGGAGAATGCCTATACCTGTACCGAAGAGACCTAAAACGTCTGAAAAACCTGCCAATAGACCAATGAACAGCGATCCTAGAATTGTTACAGATGGGATGTATCGCTGTAATAGCTGCACAACAGACATCTCTGCTCTCCTAAACCCTGGAACCTGAACATTTGCATCCAAGAGGTTTTTGGCGGCAGCTTTAGCGGATAAACCTCCAAGCTCTACCCATAATCTTCCAAACACCACTACAATGGCTGTAATTATTACAACATACAGTACAGCTCTCATAGGATCTAGTGCAGCTATCTCTAAACCCCTCGGCGGAACCAGATAGTATACAAAGCCGCCTATTGGTGTTTGAGGGTTTGTTGGATCGAACTGGGCTATCCAGTTGAAGATATCTCTGGTATTGTTGGGATTGTAACTTGCCCAAAATATCTGTGCCAGAAATATTGCGTTAGCTGTAAGTGCAGTTGCAAATATTACTGGTATAACTGAAGTGTACATGAGTTTTATTGGATAAACTGCTGTAAATCCTCGGTATCTGCTAGAAACTATTGGTATTTCAATCCTTATCCCTTGCGTGTACACCAAGAGAAGTATTACGGCAGCCGTAAGAAAGAGTATGAACAAACTGGGAAGCTGTCCTCCTCTGAACATAATGTCCATGAAGTCGGCGCCTCCTCTAGAGACTGAATCCATGATGAAAGGAATTACTCCTATGTAAGAACCATCGCCTGCTGGTAATGGACTAAAAATGCTCCACAGAATTTGCTGAGAAACACCTGCCATGATGAACAGACTTATACCGCTACCAAGTCCCCATCCCTTCTGCACCAGTTCATCAAGCATCATTATAACAATACTTGCCACCATTAACTGAGCAACCAAGACGTAAATCAGGTCGTATTGACCCAGCTGAGTAAGAGCTGGACCATAAACGGCTGTTCCGTACAGTAAGCTTTCAACTACGATCACGATTATAGTAACTATTTTGGTGGCAGATGTGAAGAGTGCTCTATCATCTGGGTTCTTGAAATCCAACTTGATTATCTCAGATCCTCTGAGCAACTGCATAAGCAACCCTGCCGTGACAATCGGACCTATACCAAGTTCCACAAGAGTTCCTTGCTGTGATGCAAAAATAATCCTAGCAAAAGCGAAGGGATCGAATATATCCGTTGGGGCGCCATAAAGCGGTACCTGAGCCATTATTAGATAGATCACAAGCGCTATTCCGCTCCAGACAAACCTTTCCGTAAGTGAAAGTTTCTTTTTTGGCTTTGGAATCTGCCATACATATTTGGAAGCAGTATGAACTATTTTTCTAAAATTGATCTTTCCTTCCATAAAGTTAGAATCTGAATTCATCATTTGGCTATCACTTCGCCACCAACGCTTTCAACCTTCTCCTTTGCACTCTTTGCAAATGCGTTGACTAATACGGTGTAGTTGTTAGACACCCTTCCAGCACCCAGCAACTTGTCATAGCCGAGTGACACCAAATCCAAGACTTTTTTGTTATTCTCTACCCTACCATACCTGGTAAACATGGTATCCAAACCTCCTACGTTGACCCACTTCTTTGTAACTTTACGCGTTGGGTTATGAAAACCAGGTACACCGAAATGTCTGTCCGGAAACAGCACTGTACGGGTCCAATGGTGCTTATGGAGACCGGCATTACCATGACCACCTTTATGGCCAGCACTCCTGTGCTGACCGATTTGACCCCATCCATGTGTCCTAGAACCTCTTAATCGTCTCACCTTTCTTAACCTAGTTGCCATCCAAACACCTCGTTGGGAAATTGTGAGCTCATATAAAGGAGCCTTAATTAAGTCTTGCTAGTTATCATTACGTTAGTAATTGATCAATTTACGCTTGAGTCGTTATTTATCAAACCTCAAACTCAATATAATTATTCCCACGAGATTACAGTAAGAGTAATGCATTTTCAATCTCAAGAAATATGTAGCCATAATCTATTTCATGCGCATGTGTTATGGAACATAAAAGACTCTAGCACAACTACCACGTATCCCTAGGCATGAATTCAAGATCTGTGTTCTAAATCAATATGCTCCTATAGGAAATACACTAAATCATGTTCTTTATTAGCAAGGGCAATTCCTGATTTTCTCCAGAAACTCCTTCATTCTGGTACATGCGCTTTGTACTCCTCTTGAACCCTTTCTTTGGTGGCTCGAGTGCGAACCATGGTTTTAAAATATCCAGTTTTGAAAGTGTGGTTCTACCATTTGCCAATGCATCTGCAAGTTCATCTATACTATTATATCCCAAAGTTCTGATATCACTGCTCTCAATTTTTTTGTATCCCTTCTTTCTAGCCCTCTTTTCAATTAACGTTCTTACAGTTTCCTTGTCAGCCTTACACCAAGCAACGTAATTCTTCACCTTCTTTAACATCCCCACAAACGAAGCCTCCTCCGGCACTATTGTTGCTCTAAATTTCTTATCAAGATTTAACAATTGTAATGTAGTGTCTGCCCACAATGGCACATTTACGGTGCCTCTTATCCGAACAACTAGGTAAGCCATGCTAACCAACACTATATGTGCTCCTTAATGCGTTGTAAATAGCCTTTGTAGTTGAGGGCATCGTGTTTGTCGCTCCATATGTTCTTGTCCAAGCATCCTTGATACCAGCTAGCTTAAGCAGACTCTTGATATTTTCTCCAGCCACTATACCGAGTCCCCTAGGGCCTGGGTGGATCTCCACTCTCACACTCCCTCCTTTACCTTGAACTCTGAATGGAACAGAATGCAACTTGTTGCATCGGCATTCCCAGCTACCACATCCAAGTTTGATAGGTATAAGGTTGAGTAGAGCTGCATTGGTGGCCTTGTCTATAGCAGTTCTCATCTGTGACGCTTTGCCCTTACCAATTCCGAGCCAGCCATTGTCATTACCCACAGCTACAATTGCACTGAACCTTGTCATCTCACCTGCGTCCGTCTGTTTCTGAACAATGCCAACATGAACAACTTCATTCCTTATATCTGGCAACAAAGCACGTACAATCTCTGCTTCCTGAATCCTGTAACCATTTTCAAAGATCTCGTCGATTGAAGTTATCTGTTTTGCAGCTACTAGCATACCTAGCTTTGTTCTAGGCTTCCATTCTGGCCTTTCCTGTACACTCTTCAACTTGTATCACCTTTTTTTGCGCTCTTCTTTCTTATGGTCTTCTTTTCCGCTCTCCGCCTTGACTTCGGTTCCTTTGTTTTTTCTTCTTTCGCTGGAGGTTCGACCTTTTCTTCAACTTCTTTAACAGCTGGCTTGCCAAGTATAGATGACTTTGTTTTTGTTACAAGCTCAGCATAATCCTCTGGTACGAAACCTTCATTAATAACCGCAGAAAATCTTGACTTGTACAATTGATTATCATTCTGCTTAAGATCTTTAGCATAATCCGCTATATGATTTCCACTTAACATATCTTTCTTTGGAAGTGTCTCTTCCTCTACTGGAATGTTTAGCCCTGCATCTAGCATGCCTTTCACACATGCAGCAATCCTTGGAGAGTAAATTCTCCTACCGGTGTAGAGAACGCATTCCTTGATGTTTTTTGCGACTGCTTTTTTACCAACAAGAAGACCGGTAAGATAGCATGCAGGTATGCTCTTTCTGGAACCCTTCCAACCATGTTTCAACAACTCCTTGCTATGGGCAGAGGCTATAATCTTATCACCATTCTTTTCAGCTTTCGATACTTGAATCTGAACATTCTGGTTACTAACCCTTGGGACAACAAAATTATGCTTGCCAATTAAAAGCGCTTTTCTCTTACGATAGTTGGTCTTCTTTTCTCTGATCCTGCGAAGTATAGATGTATAGCTCAATTGTATTTCCTCCGACAATTAGAGCAAGCATATTTAAAGCATTTATAAACCTTTTAGATTTCTCAGCAAGAGGAAACATAACAAGGCCTTTTGTACATGTAACCTGTTTTCAGCTTCCTGCCATACTACAGACTGCTTGCCATCGATAACATCATCGGTGACCTCCTCTCCTCTCTTTGCTGGCAGGCAGTGCATGAAGATCGCATCACGTTTGGCTAATTTCATCAGATCCGCGTTTACCTGATAACGTGGAAGGAAAACCTTCATCCTTGCATCCTTCTCTTCTTCTTTACCCATTGACACAAACGAGTCAGTATAAACTATATCGGCATCTCTTACAGCTTCCTTCGGATCATCGACAATCTCAAAAGATGACTTGTTCTTGACTGCCTCTTTCCTAGCGAAATCTACTGCCTCTTTGTATGGTTCATAGTTTGACGGACATGCAACTTGGACATTCATTCCCATCATTGTGCACCCAGCTATCAGTGAATTGCATACATTATCCCCGTCACCCACCCATGCAATCTTCAAACCTTTTAGCGTGCCTTTAAGCTCCTTCACGGTTAGTAGGTCTCCAAGCACTTGGCATGGATGATAAAGATCTGACAGCATGTTTATGACTGGAACGCTTGAAGCGTTTGCAAGTCTTACAATATCTTCATGATCATGAACTCTTGCCCCTATTGCGTCAACATAAACAGATAAGGTTCTCGCTGTATCCTCTATAGTTTCCCCACGCGATAATTGTATATCGCTCATTGTTAGGTTAACGGCATGACCACCTAATTCATGCATTGCAACCTCGAAACTCATTCTAGTGCGTGTTGAGGGCTTCTGAAAGATCATTGCTAATACCATGTTCTTCAACAATGGCTTGGATCTCTTCTTTAATGTCAATGCGAGCTTTATTATTCGCTCAACCTCCCTACTATTTAGCTCCATTATAGACAGAATATGTTTATTCACTATTTTCACCTAAAATTGAGCTTACAAATGATTTGGGGTCAAACGGGATCAAGTCGTCATATGATTGACCCACACCAAGGTAAAGTATTGGCTTGCCAGTTATATGCACTATAGAAATCGCTGCACCTCCTTTTACATCAGCATCTGTTTTAGTTAAAATCGCACCATCGAATTTCGTGTATTGGTAGAATTCCCTAGCCTGATTTATTGTGTCGTTACCTGCAAGTGAATCGCCTATAAAGATCTTCAGATCTGGATTTACAACACGAATTATTTTACCCATTTCGTCCATAAGGTTCTTGCTGGTCTGCATCCTTCCAGCTGTATCTATCAAAACAGCGTCCACCCTATTGGACCTTGCATGAAGTACAGCGTCTCTGCCAACGGCAGCAGGATCAGCACCATACCTCTGTGCTACCACCTTTATAGAGAGCATTGATGCATGTTCTGATATCTGTTCTATCGCACCAGCTCTAT
This genomic stretch from Nitrososphaerales archaeon harbors:
- a CDS encoding adenylate kinase, with the protein product MDGSKRAIVVGIPGVGKTTVINKAAEMLNKRDITAKVVVFGTVMFEEAQKRGIKHRDELRKMPVEEQRKLQDIAAHRIADMTDKVVMIDTHLFISTKEGYYPGLPVSLLNTLKPTNFVMIGADPKEILVRRLSDKTRNRDIITESDIKDELEISQIMVASCSILTGAPFTIVMNHDGKVDEAAEQIVNALGDKIG
- the secY gene encoding preprotein translocase subunit SecY; the protein is MNSDSNFMEGKINFRKIVHTASKYVWQIPKPKKKLSLTERFVWSGIALVIYLIMAQVPLYGAPTDIFDPFAFARIIFASQQGTLVELGIGPIVTAGLLMQLLRGSEIIKLDFKNPDDRALFTSATKIVTIIVIVVESLLYGTAVYGPALTQLGQYDLIYVLVAQLMVASIVIMMLDELVQKGWGLGSGISLFIMAGVSQQILWSIFSPLPAGDGSYIGVIPFIMDSVSRGGADFMDIMFRGGQLPSLFILFLTAAVILLLVYTQGIRIEIPIVSSRYRGFTAVYPIKLMYTSVIPVIFATALTANAIFLAQIFWASYNPNNTRDIFNWIAQFDPTNPQTPIGGFVYYLVPPRGLEIAALDPMRAVLYVVIITAIVVVFGRLWVELGGLSAKAAAKNLLDANVQVPGFRRAEMSVVQLLQRYIPSVTILGSLFIGLLAGFSDVLGLFGTGIGILLMVDIMINYYNLLVREQVETFMPKLGALLGRK
- a CDS encoding uL15 family ribosomal protein; its protein translation is MATRLRKVRRLRGSRTHGWGQIGQHRSAGHKGGHGNAGLHKHHWTRTVLFPDRHFGVPGFHNPTRKVTKKWVNVGGLDTMFTRYGRVENNKKVLDLVSLGYDKLLGAGRVSNNYTVLVNAFAKSAKEKVESVGGEVIAK
- a CDS encoding 50S ribosomal protein L30, which codes for MAYLVVRIRGTVNVPLWADTTLQLLNLDKKFRATIVPEEASFVGMLKKVKNYVAWCKADKETVRTLIEKRARKKGYKKIESSDIRTLGYNSIDELADALANGRTTLSKLDILKPWFALEPPKKGFKRSTKRMYQNEGVSGENQELPLLIKNMI
- a CDS encoding 30S ribosomal protein S5, producing MKSVQERPEWKPRTKLGMLVAAKQITSIDEIFENGYRIQEAEIVRALLPDIRNEVVHVGIVQKQTDAGEMTRFSAIVAVGNDNGWLGIGKGKASQMRTAIDKATNAALLNLIPIKLGCGSWECRCNKLHSVPFRVQGKGGSVRVEIHPGPRGLGIVAGENIKSLLKLAGIKDAWTRTYGATNTMPSTTKAIYNALRSTYSVG
- a CDS encoding 50S ribosomal protein L18, coding for MSEEIQLSYTSILRRIREKKTNYRKRKALLIGKHNFVVPRVSNQNVQIQVSKAEKNGDKIIASAHSKELLKHGWKGSRKSIPACYLTGLLVGKKAVAKNIKECVLYTGRRIYSPRIAACVKGMLDAGLNIPVEEETLPKKDMLSGNHIADYAKDLKQNDNQLYKSRFSAVINEGFVPEDYAELVTKTKSSILGKPAVKEVEEKVEPPAKEEKTKEPKSRRRAEKKTIRKKSAKKGDTS
- the argF gene encoding ornithine carbamoyltransferase, which translates into the protein MNKHILSIMELNSREVERIIKLALTLKKRSKPLLKNMVLAMIFQKPSTRTRMSFEVAMHELGGHAVNLTMSDIQLSRGETIEDTARTLSVYVDAIGARVHDHEDIVRLANASSVPVINMLSDLYHPCQVLGDLLTVKELKGTLKGLKIAWVGDGDNVCNSLIAGCTMMGMNVQVACPSNYEPYKEAVDFARKEAVKNKSSFEIVDDPKEAVRDADIVYTDSFVSMGKEEEKDARMKVFLPRYQVNADLMKLAKRDAIFMHCLPAKRGEEVTDDVIDGKQSVVWQEAENRLHVQKALLCFLLLRNLKGL
- the ftsY gene encoding signal recognition particle-docking protein FtsY encodes the protein MFDKLKRSLSSAVRSIGEKEFSEKDIDKIFSELQISLLESDVAQEVIDDLAQTIKAELVGQKVEKGEKSQYFVKKNLEKYLLQMFEKAGHIDLIANVAAKKAKKEPYTIVFLGINGTGKTTTIAKVANMLKKNGFSLVIAAGDTHRAGAIEQISEHASMLSIKVVAQRYGADPAAVGRDAVLHARSNRVDAVLIDTAGRMQTSKNLMDEMGKIIRVVNPDLKIFIGDSLAGNDTINQAREFYQYTKFDGAILTKTDADVKGGAAISIVHITGKPILYLGVGQSYDDLIPFDPKSFVSSILGENSE